In the genome of Syntrophorhabdaceae bacterium, the window AACCCCCGCCGAACATTCCCTGCGTCACCGAGCCCATGAAAAGACCTGCCGCGCCCTCATCGGGGCCAAGCCCGAAACGTTCCTCGATCGTCCTTTCGTCGAGCTGATAGATCTCCTTTATCGCCACAGCCAGGTTCTCCGGCTTGTGGGCCTGCCTCAGACCCGCCTTCTGCGCGAGGAAAGACAACGCACCGTCGGCCGCTATCACTACGTGTGCACCGATCTCCTCGGTACCCGACCTGATACCCGCCACACGTCCGTCCTCCCAGAGAAGGTCGTCGACCTTCTTTTTCGGGATGATGAAGGCGCCCTTCGCCGACACCTGGTCCGCCAGCCAACTGTCGAATTTCGCCCTGAGCACCGTATGGCTCATGAAGGGTTCCTTCTTCCATCTTTCGTTCCCGTATTCAAACTGGAGGCCGCTGCCTTCGTCGAGGACGGTTATCATCTCCCTGACAACGTGGCGCTCAAAAGGCGCGGAGGCAATGATCCCGGGAAGGTATGTCCGGATGGGATCAACGTAGATGCGCCCACCCGTCACGTTCTTGCTTCCCGGCGCATCGCCGCGTTCGAGAAGTATCACCTGCTTGCCGGCATCGGCGAGGCGGTACGCGGCGCAAAGCCCGGCAAGCCCGCCTCCTACAACAATGGCGTCGATCTTATCCACGAAAGATCACCTATCCCCTTTCCTTGCGCTTTTTGATCTCTTCTGTCATTGCCGGGAGCACCTCGAAAAGGTCGCCGACGATGCCGTAATTGGCATAGTTGAAGATGATAGCGTTGGGATCACGGTTCACCGCAAGGACCACCTTCGATGTATCCATGCCCATAATGTGGTGTATGGCCCCGGAGATTCCGGCCCCGATGTAGAGTTTCGGCGACACCGTCTTGCCGCTCTTCCCTATCTGGTCCGTCTGATCGCGCCATTTGGCGTCTACAACCGAGCGTGTGGCCCCGACCGTCGCCCCTATTGCCGCCGCCAGATCCTCGACAAGCTTGAAGTTCTCGGCTGCCTTGAGGCCCCGTCCGCCAGCCACGATGAGGTCCGCTTCGGTAAGGTCCACGGTATCGCCTCTTGCCTCTTCGACACGCGCGAGATGCGTATGAATAGTCCCCGCAAGCGCTCCCATGGTCCGTTCCTCATATTCGCCGTTTATCCCCCGGGGCATGTCCATGGCAAAACTGTTGGGCCGCGCCGTCAAAACCACGGGCGATGCCAGGAAGGCAACTTCCGCGAAGACCTTCCCCCCGAACATGGGCCTTATGAATGTCATCGGTTCATCGAACCAGTTCGCCCCCGTCACGTCGGAAACCATGCCCGTTCCCAGCATGACCGCCACACGGGGGAGGAAATCCCGCCCCATGCCCGTTGCACCGGCAATGATCATCCGGGCACCCGTTTCCCTGGCATAACCCGCCAGCGCCCCGGCATAGCCTTCCGGGCTGTACGATGCAAGCTCGGGGTCGGTGAACCGGACGAGCTTGTGCGCGCAGGAAAGGAGCCTTTCCTTAAGCGCATCGGACACAGCGCCGAAACAGACGGCTTCCGGGCTGAACCGACCGCTTTCGGCCAGCCTGGCCGCCTCGCACAGAAGTTCCATGGATGCTTTTCTCGGCTCATCGCCCTTCGTTTCCACGAACACAAGGACCTTGTCCATCTTTGCCCCCTGTCTTATATGACCCTTTCGACGTCCATGAGGATCCTCACGGCCTCGGCCGCCGCCTCCCCTGGTTCGCCCTCAATGAGATGCACCGCCGGCCGTTTCTTTGGCGGCAGATAGCGCAATATCCTGGTCTTCGAACTCTCCGGGCCGGCCATGTCTCTCGTGAGCCCCAGATCTTCCACGGGTACCTTCGGTATCTGCACCTTCATGGCCTTCATGACGCCCGTTATCAATGGAACCCTCGGTTCGTTAAGGCCTTTCTGCGCCGTGAAGATGGCGGGGAGGGCCACCTCGATGACCTCTTTTGCACCCTCGAGGGATGATTCCGCCGTGGCCTTTCCGTCAGAGACGTCAAGTCTGACAACGACACCCACGTGGGGAAGGCCCAAAAACTGGGCGACCATCTGGGGAACCTCGCCGCGGTCGGCATCTATGGCCTGCCTGCCGCAAAGGACGACATCGAAGGTCTCCTTCTCCAGGGCGCGGCTGAGCGCAAGCGCCGTGTTGTAACCATCGCTGCCCGCAAAGGATTCATCTTCGATAAGCAGCGCCTCGTCGGCCCCCATCGCAATGGCCGTACGAAGCGCCTCTATCGCCTTTGGGCCCCCAAGGGATATGACCTTCACCGTGCCCCCGTGTTTTTCCCTCATCCTCAAAGCTTCCTCGAGGGCAAACTCATCGAAAAAATTGGTGGCAAACTTGGGCTCAATGTTAAGGTCCTTTCCGCTTGCGGCAATCTCCACCAGGGCCTCAGGGTCCGGTACCTGTTTGACGAGAACTAAAATATTCATTTCATCTTACCTCGCACTCTTTTTTC includes:
- a CDS encoding FAD-dependent oxidoreductase, producing the protein MDKIDAIVVGGGLAGLCAAYRLADAGKQVILLERGDAPGSKNVTGGRIYVDPIRTYLPGIIASAPFERHVVREMITVLDEGSGLQFEYGNERWKKEPFMSHTVLRAKFDSWLADQVSAKGAFIIPKKKVDDLLWEDGRVAGIRSGTEEIGAHVVIAADGALSFLAQKAGLRQAHKPENLAVAIKEIYQLDERTIEERFGLGPDEGAAGLFMGSVTQGMFGGGFLYTNRDTLSLGLVVGIGSLICGTGGFDAPGLMEGFIQRPEVQRWIRGGELREYSAHVISEAGIGAAPKLYTGGMLIAGDAAGFALNLGLTVRGMEFAIASGVMAADTAVEALDGNDVSESSLSRYEKRLRESFVLPDMETFRNSREVLDRQRFFTVYPRFLCELFDELFTINDKPKEGLYRTAKRVAKKYVLNMETLKDLLAARKL
- a CDS encoding electron transfer flavoprotein subunit alpha/FixB family protein — translated: MDKVLVFVETKGDEPRKASMELLCEAARLAESGRFSPEAVCFGAVSDALKERLLSCAHKLVRFTDPELASYSPEGYAGALAGYARETGARMIIAGATGMGRDFLPRVAVMLGTGMVSDVTGANWFDEPMTFIRPMFGGKVFAEVAFLASPVVLTARPNSFAMDMPRGINGEYEERTMGALAGTIHTHLARVEEARGDTVDLTEADLIVAGGRGLKAAENFKLVEDLAAAIGATVGATRSVVDAKWRDQTDQIGKSGKTVSPKLYIGAGISGAIHHIMGMDTSKVVLAVNRDPNAIIFNYANYGIVGDLFEVLPAMTEEIKKRKERG
- a CDS encoding electron transfer flavoprotein subunit beta/FixA family protein, translating into MNILVLVKQVPDPEALVEIAASGKDLNIEPKFATNFFDEFALEEALRMREKHGGTVKVISLGGPKAIEALRTAIAMGADEALLIEDESFAGSDGYNTALALSRALEKETFDVVLCGRQAIDADRGEVPQMVAQFLGLPHVGVVVRLDVSDGKATAESSLEGAKEVIEVALPAIFTAQKGLNEPRVPLITGVMKAMKVQIPKVPVEDLGLTRDMAGPESSKTRILRYLPPKKRPAVHLIEGEPGEAAAEAVRILMDVERVI